The following is a genomic window from Alkaliphilus sp. B6464.
TTTTACGCATTAATCTTTGTTTCTCAAAAATAAAACTAAATATTCTATCTGTGCCTGTTTCGTTAGTTTCTTTAAATTTAATCCCTATTTCATAAAGATTATTATCTGAATCTTTAGTAATACGAATTACTTCTCCGTCCATAGTAATTACCTGATCTTCATCAAGATAAATGTCAATTGTAATATCGTCTGACTTTTCCACTTCATTTTTACAAGCAACTTTAACTCCACCACCACTTAAATCCTTCGTGACACATTCGAACTCAAGAATTTTATCATTTTCATGTTTTTTTAAGATAGCATCAGTAACGATGGGTAGCCTATAATAATTTCTTCTTTGAATCTTTTGTACATCTCCTAGAAGCTTAAGTACAAAAGTTACGATATTTGATTCTATTTTTTTTACTACTGTAGCATCAAATTGGTATACTCCTTTTTTACGATAAAAAAACATAGTAATTTTTTGTCCTTCATAGAGAGAGTATCTTTTCCCTCTATAAATTGGAGATGAAATACATAAACAATTATCATTTATATCAATAAGCTGAGCATTAAGCATATTGTTTTCTGCTTGATTAGCATCTTTCTTGCAAAACTCTATACTTAATTTATCTCCAATTTTCAACTCAGAGAATATATTCATATTAGTCCTCCTATCTTAAAAAATTAACTAGCTTTTTAAAGAAGTTATCAAAAGCATTACTACTTTCAAATGTAACATCATTTACAAGTTTTATAGCAATATTTTTAATGTTTTTACTAGCAATGCTATTAGGATATTCCATTGTAAATGGTCTTTGTTTTTTTACGGATTTACTAA
Proteins encoded in this region:
- a CDS encoding flagellar brake protein is translated as MNIFSELKIGDKLSIEFCKKDANQAENNMLNAQLIDINDNCLCISSPIYRGKRYSLYEGQKITMFFYRKKGVYQFDATVVKKIESNIVTFVLKLLGDVQKIQRRNYYRLPIVTDAILKKHENDKILEFECVTKDLSGGGVKVACKNEVEKSDDITIDIYLDEDQVITMDGEVIRITKDSDNNLYEIGIKFKETNETGTDRIFSFIFEKQRLMRKKGLI